From Pseudorca crassidens isolate mPseCra1 chromosome 7, mPseCra1.hap1, whole genome shotgun sequence, a single genomic window includes:
- the ENDOG gene encoding endonuclease G, mitochondrial, whose amino-acid sequence MAKQLLRGGLTLALGAGLGAAAEGWRRRADARAAPGLLSRLPVLPVAAAAGLPAVPGAPTGGSPGELAKYGLPGVAQLKSRESYMLCYDPRTRCALWVVEQLRPENLRGDGDRRSCDFHEDDSVHAYHRATNADYGGSGFDRGHLAAAGNHRWSQKAMNDTFYLSNIAPQVPHLNKNAWNNLERYSRSLTRTYQNVYVCTGPLFLPRTEADGKSYVKYQVIGKNHVAVPTHFFKVLILEAADGQIELRSYVMPNAPVDEAVPLERFLVPIESIERASGLLFVPNILARTGSLKAITAGSK is encoded by the exons ATGGCCAAGCAGTTGCTTCGGGGCGGCTTGACCCTGGCGCTGGGTGCAGGGCTGGGTGCAGCCGCCGAGGGCTGGCGGCGGCGGGCGGACGCACGGGCGGCGCCGGGGCTGCTGAGCCGGCTGCCCGTGCTGCCtgtggcggcggcggccgggCTTCCCGCCGTGCCCGGGGCTCCGACGGGCGGCAGCCCCGGGGAGCTGGCGAAGTACGGGCTGCCCGGGGTGGCGCAGCTCAAGAGCCGTGAGTCGTACATGCTGTGTTACGACCCGCGCACCCGCTGCGCGCTCTGGGTGGTCGAGCAGCTGCGGCCTGAGAATCTCCGCGGCGACGGCGACCGCCGCTCCTGCGACTTCCACGAGGACGACTCGGTGCATGCGTATCACCGCGCCACCAACGCCGACTACGGGGGCAGCGGCTTCGACCGCGGCCATCTCGCCGCCGCCGGCAACCACCGCTGGAGCCAGAAGGCCATGAACGACACCTTCTACCTGAGCAACATCGCGCCCCAG GTGCCCCACCTCAACAAGAATGCCTGGAACAACCTGGAACGGTACAGCCGCAGCCTGACCCGCACCTACCAAAATGTCTATGTCTGCACGGGGCCTCTCTTCCTGCCCAG GACCGAGGCTGATGGGAAGTCCTATGTGAAGTACCAGGTAATTGGCAAGAACCACGTGGCAGTGCCCACCCACTTCTTCAAAGTGCTGATCCTGGAGGCAGCAGACGGGCAGATCGAACTCCGCTCCTATGTGATGCCCAACGCGCCTGTGGATGAGGCGGTCCCGCTGGAGCGCTTCCTGGTGCCCATCGAGAGCATTGAGCGGGCCTCAGGGCTGCTCTTTGTGCCAAATATCCTGGCACGGACAGGCAGCCTTAAGGCCATCACTGCAGGCAGCAAGTAA